ATATGGATTGGGTTGTTTGGAGAAATTGACTTCTCTTGGAGATGAATGTGCAAAAGAAGTTCGTGAAAAGATGAGGATAGTGGTATGTCTGCTTTTATCTATCAATAAACCAATCCTATACTTGCGTGTTTACATTAACTTAAACATGAAAGTTATTCTCAAAATTACTTCAATATGATATGTAGATATAAACCTAAACACTAACTACTCGCACATTTGAATTATACTAAATATTCCATTAATTAAAACTTGCACACCTAAAATAGTACATGAGTGCATATTTATATGGTATGGTCGATCGAGGGATTTCTCAGATGTTCTATTCACCATTCATTTTTCTCTAAAGATACTTTAAGATCATTCTTGGCAGGTTGCAGGTGGTGATGGTACAGTGGGTTGGGTATTAGGAAGCCTTTCGGATCTTAACAAGCAGAAACGAAAGCCGGTTCCTCCAACAGGAATTATCCCACTTGGTACAGGAAATGACCTGTCCAGAAGCTTTGGTTGGGTAAGAGATTTAATGTGTGGTGTAAATTTGTTAAGTAGTGATTAGAAATCTACTCTTATACTAAAACAAGATGAAAAATTGTCATCAGGGAGGTTCATTTCCTTTCGCGTGGAAGTCGGCCATTAAGAGATTTCTCCACAAGGTTGTTACAGGTCCAATTTGTCGTCTTGATAGGCAAGCATTTTCAGATTGTTATCACACTGAtgacaattaaaaaaattattttttttaacaaaagatAATCTTATAATACGCAttagattaatatttttttaacaaAAGATATTATAAGTGTCAAAACTTAATAGTTACATTGTGGATAATGTTCTCCTCAACAACAATTAATGTGTGCTTAAACATAAAGAAAAACCAAAATTCGTACTTTCTACCCGTCTCATCGTGTGTTATTTATGACCAATCTAAGTTCAATAGTTTCATTTTTTTATGCATGTATATAACTTATATTTCtcagttattttattttttatacttTCCTTCACCATTCCTTACAAGTTTTCTTGGTTAATAAATTATTTTCTTCATATTGATACAGCTGGCATATTGTAGTCTCTACACCTTCTGGAGAAACTGTGGACCTTCCATACTCGTTAAAACCTACAGAGGAATGCTTTATTGACAAGGTTTGAATGACAATTGTTTTGTTcaattatatattttaattttatttatgaaCATGCTTTACCATTTCATTCTAGTACAAGGTGTGCATATCTTCATCAAGTCAGTTATGGGATTTCTATACAAAATGTTAACTCAAAACATGTCCAGGCCGTACTGGTCGAAAGTTTTACTTTAAATAATACATTATTATACCGAAATGTCAAACAAAGGTGTAGGTAAAATTTCTCACAAAGTTGGTCGATATTGATTGTCTAACCCTTCACAAGTTGGTTAAATTGGACAGTACCAATTTCTTTACCGATGTGCTAATTTTTTTCTAGAACATGTATCTTAAATATTTATACAGTTATATAATTACAGGATTTGGATGTCGAGGGGGAGATATCTGAAACATCTACATGTTTTGAAGGCGTGTTTTACAACTATTATAGCATAGGTATTATTTCATTTTATAGTTGATCAATTTTTCAaactaattaaataaaaaataagtTACATCTTATGCGATGGAACTTAAACTATAAGACATGTTTTATTTGTTCAAAATTAGATAAAGAGCGATTTTACGTTAGTTTGCTTTTGTTGCTAGTCATAAACCCGATGGTTGGTTAAAGTCGTAACGTGTAAAACTTCATTGTGTCAAATTTATGATGGGGATCTAAACTTTTTAGAACATGGTGTAAGTTAACGTTAGATAGAAAAGATTATCAAATGTGGGAAATgttctaattttattttttcgTTAGATAACACGAAGCACCGGTGTCATTCATGAATTGCCAGTTTATTGTGATTGTCATAAAAAACTTCTaatatattaaaaatgttcactctacatattaaataaattttttgatgtttcttattttcaaagttgttgccATATAGGAATGGATGCTCAAGTTGCTTATGGATTCCACCAGTTACGTGATGAAAAACCATACTTGGCACAAGGTCCAATATCAAATAAGGTTTGACAAGATTTATTGTCCTTTAACACTGTATTATGTACATATTCAGTATAAAAATCACGAGGAATTGGATAACGGGAACATTAAGATTTCAGTATATGTCATCAATTGAATTATCTTTAACTTTAAGCATGAGTACCAATTAATTActttcaaacattttttttttcgtttttagtTTGTACTAAATTTTGAAGAAATGGATTTCGTTTTCAAAGAATTTATTCCCTCTCTACTTTAAAACGTATCCCAAGAAGATTTTGAATATTAACATCATGGATCAACGTTTTTAATTCAAACTATGAAACACTATGTATCTTTGTATGATTTTGATTTCTTATAATTTTATAGTTTAGGATAAATCTGTTATattgtttttattcataataataataactcaAGTAATGTTGATTGGTATTATTTGTAAGAATGTCTTTTCATATTTGTCTAGCAGTGGGGTATAAATGTGGTACAAATATTTTTCTCCCTTAGGTGGTTACAAACATATTTTGCATATTGCCATGGTTATCATTTAAATTATTAGAACATTTAGTATCATATAAGTAATTATACGCTGCTCAAGAATTAATTCTTATTATCCAGCTTAGTTATTATCTTAAAGCTActagttttgtgtttttattcAAGGATTTCAAAATAATTTCACATTCTCTCTTATCATAGTTGATTTATTCTGGATATGGTTGCGGTCAAGGGTGGTTCTGCACACCATGCATGAGTGATCCTAGCTTAaggttgatagtatttttttagcgaatattttgttccttttgtaacATATtggtggttcttttttttttatgatgaaTTTATGTCATCCGTATCCAAAAATTAAATCCCTTATCTAATTTTTCACCAAGCTATACTGCAACATGATGTTGTATTATAAATGGTTAAAGCTAATAGTACTTCGAAATATGTTTATAGAATTGTAAAAGGTTTCGTATAGATTTCTGTAGATGCGTTAAATATGTTAGAATATAATTGTTTAAGATAGTTTTACGTCTAAAGATGATCATTTTCCAAGACTTTATGCGTGTAGGGGCCTCAAGAACATTTTACAAGTTCACATTATGAAAGCAAATTGTTCAAAATGGGAAAAGGTTCCGGTTCCTTCCGGGTATGCTTTTTCTCTGTTATTATTTTGTAACTCGTATAATATAATGTATAAATGGATGTTTTCTGGTTTCTCCATTCGATCATGAAGTATCTTTGAGTCTAAGGCTTAATTAATCATGTTTTCTGTTTTATAAAAGCACTTTTATGTTGTGCGTTGTTGTGTTCTACGCTCTAAAAAAACAGTCGAACATTTAGTAAACTATAAACTAAAAGTGAAAGATAATTAAAAAGAAACTAAATTGTGTGTAGTAAAATATTAGGTTCAACTATTGTTATTGCAACAAATGACGAAAACATATATATCTCTCATAATAGTTTTATCTGACTTTTCGGGTTTAgaataattaaaattttaaattttaaatataCATTTATCTCttgatatatacaaatatatatagtaataataattattatttttacaattatgataattatattttattatagctataattttgaaaaaataaatcatACTTAAATTAGTTAGTTATTTAATATTTGTTATCTGAAATGGAATAtaagataaattttgaaaaaaaaaatagagatagttatataagggtaattttcaTTCATCATTAATACTAAagggataaaaataaataaaaacatatatgAAAATTATGGTAGGCCCATAACTTTTGTTTTTATGCAGTTTTCAAAAGCTAAGGACTTCTAAAAGTATTAAAGATCACTTTGCTAAAACTTACCAAACACAGACAAAATATTGTTATATATATTTCTTCAAGCCGGTATCAttatagtacagtggtaaagtcattgggtgatgatatcagtgacatgagttcgaaactcgctagCGCCAAACTCTTTACcggtcaaaataaataaatattcaaagtgcttttatttaaaaaaaaaacaaaacaaaaaaaaaacaaaacccacCCTTATACTTCTCAATTCTTAGAAAAATGCACATTttattaaaatattgttattatttttgccATTTTCCTGAACCTGATAgatgttctttctttctcttttttagaGTTAGGACGATAGTTGCTTTAAATCTTCACCATTATGGAAGTGGAAGGAACCCGTGGGGTAATCTCAAACCAGAATATTTAGAAAAGGTATGATTTATCCATATTATATCTATCATTGTAAAAAAATATGATCTAGAATAGTACTCATATCCATTATATAATTCTGATAAACACGCATAGTCACCTATATATAAATTATATAGAACTCCGATAAACTAGATAAATTTACTTGATCACCTTAAAAATGTTAGGTTAGATACTAGACTGGATTTTCTTGAAAATAATTGAGATTCAAAAGACGCCAGGTAATCCTTGGTTTGGATAAAAACATAATGATGCCATGAATTGATGCATCTAATTATTAAATATCTTTTAAATATGATGTAGATGATGCTCATATTCATTTTTTACAGAGGCTTTGTCGAGGCGCATGCAGATGATGGGTTACTTGAAATCTTTGGATTAAAGCAAGGCTGGCACGCTTCTTTAGTTATGGTCGAGCTTATCTCAGCAAAACATATTGCTCAGGTACAACAACTTTTCTAAAGTTTTTCCGTTTAGCTTAtgaataccttttttttttgtttaaatcaCCTAGATAAAGGGTAAAAATGACTTTCGTGTAAACTTTATTAGAAATAATTATGAAATTTATGGAATCTGGCAGTGTAGCTTTAAACATGCTAAGTACTTTGTCATCTGTGTTTTGAGAATAGAAAAGGATAAAGAAATAGAAATAAAGAACAACCAACACAATTTATGGGTTAGATAACTTTCAATCAATCTTTAGAGAGTGCATAGATGTCAAAAATAATTCAATATGGGATGGGGATCGGGGTGGGCGAGGAaagtaaaaaaattatcctttagACTTTAATCTTATTAATCTTGGAGATTATTCATAAATTGGGGTTGGATGGAAATTCACGTCATCGTTTTTCAGGCAGCAACAATTAGGTTGGAAATAAGAGGCGGGGAGTGGAGAGAAGCTTATATGCAGATGGATGGAGAACCATGGAAACAATCAATGAACAATGAGTATCCTACATTTGTGGAGATTAAAATGGTTCCGTCCCAATCTCTTATGATTAGCGGAGATTGATCGTAATTGCTAGAAATTATTTGACATATAATTGATTCAACTCTGTAATGATTATTTATTCTTCCtctttaattgaattttttttttgtgagtaACCATTTATATAAATTTTAACCAAAGGGTTGTATAAATACCTATTCACTTTTTCAAACTATTGGTAATTCGAAAATTGTACTTGTTACATTGATTAATTGTTACCAAGTTTTGTTTGTATATCATATCCTTTGATG
The nucleotide sequence above comes from Papaver somniferum cultivar HN1 chromosome 8, ASM357369v1, whole genome shotgun sequence. Encoded proteins:
- the LOC113306351 gene encoding diacylglycerol kinase 4-like isoform X2, coding for MDSPSSGTSESTRWLTTSRSSFVESFRSVRLSAIGRIDKKDLRKRILIPEYLRFAMRDAILSKDINGVGLIISDANCEAPEEPMVVFVNSKSGGRHGPFLKSRLQDIMGEEQVFDLSVVKPPDFVQYGLGCLEKLTSLGDECAKEVREKMRIVVAGGDGTVGWVLGSLSDLNKQKRKPVPPTGIIPLGTGNDLSRSFGWGGSFPFAWKSAIKRFLHKVVTGPICRLDRYSWHIVVSTPSGETVDLPYSLKPTEECFIDKDLDVEGEISETSTCFEGVFYNYYSIGMDAQVAYGFHQLRDEKPYLAQGPISNKLIYSGYGCGQGWFCTPCMSDPSLRGLKNILQVHIMKANCSKWEKVPVPSGVRTIVALNLHHYGSGRNPWGNLKPEYLEKMMLIFIFYRGFVEAHADDGLLEIFGLKQGWHASLVMVELISAKHIAQAATIRLEIRGGEWREAYMQMDGEPWKQSMNNEYPTFVEIKMVPSQSLMISGD
- the LOC113306351 gene encoding diacylglycerol kinase 4-like isoform X1; protein product: MDSPSSGTSESTRWLTTSRSSFVESFRSVRLSAIGRIDKKDLRKRILIPEYLRFAMRDAILSKDINGVGLIISDANCEAPEEPMVVFVNSKSGGRHGPFLKSRLQDIMGEEQVFDLSVVKPPDFVQYGLGCLEKLTSLGDECAKEVREKMRIVVAGGDGTVGWVLGSLSDLNKQKRKPVPPTGIIPLGTGNDLSRSFGWVHFLSRGSRPLRDFSTSWHIVVSTPSGETVDLPYSLKPTEECFIDKDLDVEGEISETSTCFEGVFYNYYSIGMDAQVAYGFHQLRDEKPYLAQGPISNKGPQEHFTSSHYESKLFKMGKGSGSFRRGFVEAHADDGLLEIFGLKQGWHASLVMVELISAKHIAQAATIRLEIRGGEWREAYMQMDGEPWKQSMNNEYPTFVEIKMVPSQSLMISGD